In a genomic window of Styela clava chromosome 11, kaStyClav1.hap1.2, whole genome shotgun sequence:
- the LOC120347970 gene encoding uncharacterized protein LOC120347970, translating into MNTKSIHQNMSFYVLLSFAILVQCNGTPLNQMFRLIPTESSNFPAYENKIDSNDRDVSNTNQKENIVSPGVDIIGIRNMASDFTSVHKSQLTSNLSKIKRRSISTTPTSRRIYRSRRLSAPFVIRKLRRKSPRSVNSLDLPLHLLSGLMDAEEADSNGRAALNNWELLNSIG; encoded by the exons atgAATACCAAATCTATACACCAGAATATGTCGTTTTACGTTTTGTTATCATTTGCAATATTGGTGCAATGCAACGGTACACCGCTGAATCAAATGTTCAGACTTATCCCGACCGAATCATCGAATTTTCCtgcatatgaaaacaaaattgattcAAACGATCGGGACGtttcaaatacaaatcaaaaagaGAACATCGTTTCTC cTGGTGTTGACATAATAGGCATTCGAAACATGGCTTCTGATTTCACTTCTGTGCATAAATCTCAGTTGACGAGCAATTTATCGAAAATTAAAAGGCGTTCAATATCCACTACACCTACATCGAGACGAATCTATAGAAGCAGGAGACTCTCAG CTCCGTTTGTAATTCGTAAACTGAGGAGAAAAAGTCCAAGGAGTGTTAACAGTTTGGACCTCCCATTGCATTTACTAAGCGGATTAATGGATGCCGAAGAAGCTGATTCCAATGGAAGGGCTGCGCTTAATAACTGGGAACTTCTCAACTCAATTGGCTGA